A region from the Planctomycetota bacterium genome encodes:
- a CDS encoding DMT family transporter, translated as MNHPQGSRVSAVACLLAAMVFWGAIPIFLRYFVADQGLDPWAVNAVRYLVAAVFWLPVVVVLGRRPRHGGAPGRNVWRDALIPSAINVVAQETYGISPAYASAPAIGFTLRLSFLFTLLFGVLLIAEERRLVRRRRFIAGAALCLAGVAGMFAGGLSKAGSITPTGMAILLLSTVCWGGYAVSVRLCMAGYPVRLSFGVISLYTTGGLLALAAVFGRPSALAQASGIAWLAMVGSALMGIALGHVLYYRGIHRLGPVVSSGLLLATPFVTYAGAAVLLGETLTGLQVLGGVAVVGGGALLVAARADLERRRPAEPPADAPRDTPAV; from the coding sequence ATGAACCACCCCCAAGGCAGTCGCGTCTCCGCCGTGGCCTGCCTGCTGGCGGCCATGGTCTTCTGGGGCGCGATCCCGATCTTCCTGCGGTACTTCGTCGCCGACCAGGGGCTGGACCCGTGGGCGGTGAACGCCGTGCGCTATCTGGTCGCCGCCGTGTTCTGGCTGCCGGTCGTGGTGGTGCTGGGAAGGCGGCCGCGGCATGGCGGCGCGCCCGGGCGCAACGTCTGGCGCGACGCGCTGATCCCCTCGGCCATCAACGTGGTGGCGCAGGAAACCTACGGCATCAGCCCCGCCTATGCGTCGGCCCCCGCCATCGGCTTCACGCTGAGGCTCTCGTTCCTCTTCACCCTGCTGTTCGGCGTGCTGCTGATCGCCGAGGAGCGGCGGCTCGTGCGTCGGCGGCGCTTCATCGCCGGCGCCGCGCTCTGCCTGGCCGGCGTGGCCGGGATGTTCGCAGGGGGCCTCTCGAAGGCCGGCAGCATCACGCCCACGGGCATGGCCATCCTCCTCCTCTCCACGGTCTGTTGGGGCGGCTACGCGGTGAGCGTGCGGCTCTGCATGGCAGGCTACCCCGTGCGCCTGAGCTTCGGCGTGATCAGCCTGTACACCACGGGCGGCCTCCTCGCCCTGGCCGCCGTGTTCGGGCGGCCCTCCGCCCTCGCGCAGGCGAGCGGCATCGCCTGGCTGGCCATGGTCGGGTCGGCCCTGATGGGCATTGCGCTCGGGCACGTGCTGTACTATCGGGGGATTCACCGCCTTGGCCCCGTCGTGTCCAGCGGCCTGCTGCTGGCCACGCCGTTCGTCACGTACGCCGGCGCCGCCGTGCTGCTCGGCGAAACGCTCACCGGGCTCCAGGTGCTTGGCGGCGTGGCCGTGGTGGGCGGCGGCGCATTGCTGGTAGCGGCCCGGGCCGACCTGGAGCGCCGACGTCCCGCCGAGCCGCCCGCCGACGCACCCCGGGACACGCCCGCCGTTTGA